The following proteins are encoded in a genomic region of Pseudomonas sp. Os17:
- the phnX gene encoding phosphonoacetaldehyde hydrolase, whose product MNYSNPTQLQAAILDWAGTVVDFGSFAPTQIFVEAFAEFDVQVSIEEARGPMGMGKWDHIRTLCDLPQVAERYRQVFGRTPSDADVTAIYERFMPLQIDKIAEHSALIPGALEVIATLREQGLKIGSCSGYPKQVMDKVVALAATKGYVADHVVATDEVPNGRPWPAQALANVIALGIDDVGACVKIDDTVPGILEGRRAGMWTVALICSGNALGLTYEAYRALASDALACERQRIHALFEASRPHYMIDTIADLPEVIADINRRLARGEMPQNH is encoded by the coding sequence ATGAACTACAGCAACCCCACCCAGCTGCAAGCCGCCATCCTCGACTGGGCCGGCACCGTGGTCGACTTCGGCTCCTTCGCCCCGACCCAGATCTTTGTCGAAGCCTTCGCCGAGTTCGATGTGCAGGTGTCCATTGAAGAAGCCCGCGGCCCCATGGGCATGGGCAAGTGGGACCACATCCGCACCTTGTGCGACCTTCCGCAGGTGGCCGAACGCTATCGCCAAGTCTTCGGCCGCACCCCGAGCGACGCCGACGTCACCGCCATCTATGAGCGTTTCATGCCGCTGCAGATCGACAAAATCGCCGAACACTCGGCGCTGATCCCCGGGGCCCTGGAGGTGATCGCCACGCTGCGCGAGCAGGGCCTCAAGATCGGTTCCTGCTCCGGTTACCCCAAGCAGGTGATGGACAAGGTGGTGGCCCTGGCCGCGACCAAGGGCTACGTCGCCGACCACGTGGTGGCCACCGACGAGGTGCCTAACGGCCGCCCCTGGCCGGCCCAGGCCCTGGCCAACGTGATCGCCCTGGGCATCGACGATGTCGGCGCCTGCGTGAAGATCGACGACACCGTGCCGGGCATTCTCGAAGGCCGCCGCGCCGGCATGTGGACCGTGGCCCTGATCTGCTCGGGCAACGCCCTGGGCCTGACCTATGAAGCCTACCGGGCCCTGGCCAGCGACGCCCTGGCCTGCGAGCGCCAGCGCATCCACGCGCTGTTCGAGGCCTCGCGCCCGCACTACATGATCGACACCATCGCCGACCTGCCCGAGGTCATCGCCGATATCAACCGGCGCCTGGCCCGTGGGGAAATGCCCCAGAACCATTGA
- a CDS encoding LysR substrate-binding domain-containing protein produces the protein MNLFQLRAFDAVAREGSFTRAAGRLFISQPAVTGHIKALEEHYQITLLRRTARRVELTEEGIKLAAITRAMFGLAEEAQALLEANRQLLTGRLEVAADGPHLVMPMLASLRARYPGVTVNLRLGNAQETLAALLSEHADVAVLTEVEPRKGLYLQSLGESRVCALVPAGHPWLALADGIALEQLDQVIMVLREPGSITRRTFDEACALAKVQPRVLLELDSREAVTEAVAAQLGVGVVSSAEVGHDPRVRTVPIRGAGLVNRHMLGCIERRRDLRLIQAFFALAPA, from the coding sequence ATGAACCTGTTTCAACTGCGTGCATTCGACGCCGTGGCCCGTGAAGGCAGCTTCACCCGGGCCGCCGGGCGGCTGTTCATCAGCCAGCCGGCGGTGACCGGGCATATCAAGGCCCTGGAAGAGCATTACCAGATCACCCTGCTGCGGCGCACTGCGCGCAGGGTGGAACTGACTGAGGAAGGCATCAAGCTGGCGGCCATCACCCGTGCCATGTTCGGCCTGGCGGAGGAGGCCCAGGCGCTGCTTGAGGCCAACCGGCAATTGCTGACCGGGCGCCTGGAGGTGGCGGCCGACGGCCCGCACCTGGTGATGCCGATGCTGGCCAGCCTGCGGGCGCGATATCCGGGGGTGACGGTCAACCTGCGCCTGGGCAATGCCCAGGAAACCCTGGCCGCCTTGCTGTCCGAGCACGCCGACGTGGCGGTGCTGACCGAGGTCGAACCGCGCAAGGGCCTGTACCTGCAAAGCCTGGGGGAGTCGCGAGTCTGTGCCCTGGTGCCCGCAGGCCACCCCTGGCTGGCGCTGGCCGACGGCATCGCCCTCGAACAACTGGACCAGGTGATCATGGTGCTGCGCGAACCCGGTTCGATCACCCGCCGGACCTTCGATGAAGCCTGCGCGCTGGCCAAGGTCCAGCCGCGGGTGCTGCTGGAGCTGGACAGCCGCGAAGCGGTGACCGAGGCGGTGGCAGCGCAATTGGGGGTGGGCGTCGTCAGCTCGGCGGAGGTCGGCCACGACCCGCGGGTGCGAACCGTGCCGATTCGCGGCGCGGGCCTGGTCAACCGGCACATGCTCGGCTGCATCGAGCGACGACGTGACCTGCGCCTGATCCAGGCCTTTTTCGCCCTGGCTCCCGCCTGA
- a CDS encoding 1-aminocyclopropane-1-carboxylate deaminase/D-cysteine desulfhydrase: protein MSFPESFDWLPQAPLQRLELDWLSRAGVEVAVLRLDLIDPLISGNKWFKLTEHLATARSLGAQGVISLGGAHSNHLHALAAAGRRFAFPTVGLLRGHPQDTPTVLDLQAFGMRLHWLGYAGYRERHAPGFWAPWQARYPALYPVPEGGGGLAGATGCMTLRDQVQRQLPSLGWNDYHAWWLAAGTGTTLAGLVLAEAGAHPVYGALAVPEDHGVAQQVEGILQEAGQGRGGYQLLDSSRGGFARVDDALRGFIRLTEQQCALPLEPLYTGKALLALQEQVMAGRFAPGCRLVFVHSGGLQGRRALQAQA from the coding sequence ATGTCCTTCCCCGAATCCTTCGACTGGTTACCCCAGGCTCCGCTGCAACGGCTGGAGCTGGACTGGCTGTCCCGGGCCGGGGTCGAGGTGGCGGTATTGCGCCTGGACCTGATCGATCCGCTGATCAGCGGCAACAAATGGTTCAAGCTCACCGAGCACCTGGCGACGGCCCGCAGCCTGGGCGCTCAGGGCGTCATCAGCCTCGGCGGCGCCCATTCCAATCACTTGCATGCGCTGGCCGCCGCCGGCCGGCGTTTTGCCTTTCCCACCGTGGGCCTGTTGCGTGGTCATCCACAGGACACGCCAACGGTGCTTGACCTGCAGGCGTTCGGCATGCGCCTGCACTGGCTGGGCTACGCCGGTTACCGCGAACGCCACGCGCCCGGCTTCTGGGCGCCCTGGCAGGCCCGCTACCCGGCGTTGTACCCGGTGCCTGAAGGCGGCGGTGGGCTGGCCGGTGCCACGGGCTGCATGACCTTGCGCGATCAGGTGCAGCGGCAGTTGCCGAGCCTGGGCTGGAACGACTATCACGCTTGGTGGCTGGCCGCCGGGACCGGCACCACCCTGGCCGGGCTGGTGCTGGCGGAGGCCGGGGCACACCCGGTGTATGGCGCGCTGGCGGTGCCCGAGGATCACGGTGTGGCGCAGCAGGTCGAGGGCATTTTGCAGGAGGCCGGACAGGGGCGCGGCGGTTATCAGTTGCTGGACAGCAGCCGTGGCGGTTTTGCCAGGGTCGACGACGCGTTGCGCGGGTTTATCCGGCTCACCGAGCAGCAGTGCGCGCTGCCATTGGAGCCGTTGTACACCGGCAAGGCCCTGCTGGCCTTGCAGGAGCAGGTAATGGCCGGGCGCTTTGCGCCGGGTTGCCGATTGGTCTTCGTGCACAGCGGCGGCTTGCAGGGCCGCCGCGCGCTGCAGGCTCAGGCCTGA
- a CDS encoding leucine-rich repeat-containing protein kinase family protein, whose amino-acid sequence MDTLAQLRAGQLAGIKRLDLSCGLTEFPREIFDLADSLEILNLSGNALDSLPDDLHRLRRLRILFCSDNQFREVPVCVGQCAQLSMIGFKANRIERVPAAALPPQLRWLILTDNCISELPHELGNRPLLQKLMLSGNRLTGLPESLSQCHRLELLRIAANQLSELPPFLLALPRLTWLAYAGNPLESEADATALASTPSIPWSELSLQQRLGEGASGVIHQAQWQPAGQPPRAVAVKLYKGEMTSDGSPLHEMNACISAGLHPNLIRVEGRVQDHPQGQNGLVMQLIDTRFANLAALPSLDSCSRDIYPDNACFNAEVTLGIARGIASVGAHLHAQGITHGDLYGHNTLWNAQGDCLLGDFGAASFHAQDDTVQSRALQRLEVRAFGILLEELLERGDGSLSLGQQQKLTALVQRCCQPEVLARPDFARVCEELAGL is encoded by the coding sequence ATGGATACCCTTGCTCAACTGCGGGCCGGCCAGCTGGCCGGAATCAAGCGCCTGGACCTGTCCTGTGGACTGACCGAGTTCCCCCGGGAGATCTTCGATCTCGCCGACTCCCTGGAAATCCTCAACCTCAGCGGCAACGCCCTGGACAGCCTGCCCGATGACCTGCATCGCCTGAGGCGCCTGCGCATTCTGTTCTGCTCGGACAACCAGTTTCGCGAAGTGCCGGTCTGTGTCGGCCAATGCGCGCAACTGAGCATGATCGGCTTCAAGGCCAACCGCATCGAGCGGGTGCCGGCCGCCGCGCTGCCGCCGCAGTTGCGCTGGCTGATCCTCACCGACAACTGCATCAGCGAGTTGCCGCACGAGCTGGGTAACCGCCCGCTGCTGCAAAAGCTCATGCTCTCCGGCAACCGCCTGACCGGGCTGCCCGAAAGCCTGAGCCAGTGCCATCGCCTGGAGCTGCTGCGGATCGCCGCCAACCAACTGAGCGAACTGCCGCCGTTCCTCCTGGCCCTGCCGCGCCTGACCTGGCTGGCCTACGCCGGCAACCCGCTGGAATCGGAAGCCGACGCCACGGCGCTGGCCTCCACGCCGAGCATTCCCTGGAGCGAACTGAGCCTGCAACAGCGCCTGGGCGAAGGCGCCTCGGGGGTGATCCACCAAGCCCAATGGCAACCCGCCGGGCAACCGCCACGCGCGGTGGCGGTCAAGCTGTACAAGGGCGAGATGACCAGCGACGGCTCGCCGCTGCACGAAATGAACGCCTGCATCAGCGCCGGACTGCACCCGAACCTGATCCGCGTCGAAGGCCGGGTCCAGGATCATCCCCAAGGCCAGAACGGCCTGGTGATGCAGTTGATCGACACACGCTTTGCCAACCTGGCGGCGCTGCCGAGCCTGGACTCCTGCTCCCGGGACATCTACCCGGACAACGCCTGCTTCAACGCCGAGGTGACCCTGGGCATCGCCCGGGGCATCGCCTCGGTGGGTGCGCACCTGCACGCCCAGGGCATTACCCATGGCGATCTGTATGGCCACAACACCCTGTGGAATGCCCAGGGCGACTGCCTGCTGGGGGATTTTGGCGCGGCATCCTTCCATGCCCAGGACGACACCGTGCAAAGCCGCGCGCTGCAACGCCTGGAAGTGCGGGCCTTCGGCATCTTGCTGGAAGAACTGCTGGAACGTGGGGATGGTTCGCTGAGCCTGGGGCAACAGCAGAAACTGACGGCGCTGGTGCAGCGCTGCTGTCAGCCAGAGGTACTGGCGCGACCGGATTTTGCCCGGGTCTGCGAGGAATTGGCGGGGCTTTAA
- a CDS encoding YebC/PmpR family DNA-binding transcriptional regulator, protein MGAQWKVKHKEAAANAKGKIFGKLVKEITIAARNGADVATNAHLRLVVEQAKKASMPRETLERAIKKGSGQLGETVQYHRVTYEGFAPHQVPLIVECVTDNINRTVAEIRVAFRKGQLGASGSVSWDFNHVGMIEASPDSPDADPELAAIEAGAQDFEPGEEGATLFLTEPADLDAVQKALPEQGFTVLSAKLGYQPKNPVSGLSDEQMAEVEAFLEGLDNHDDVQDMFVGLAG, encoded by the coding sequence ATGGGCGCACAGTGGAAGGTTAAACACAAAGAAGCGGCAGCCAACGCCAAGGGCAAGATTTTCGGCAAGCTGGTGAAAGAGATCACCATCGCCGCACGTAACGGCGCTGACGTCGCCACCAACGCCCACCTGCGGCTGGTGGTGGAACAGGCGAAAAAGGCTTCGATGCCGCGTGAGACCCTTGAGCGTGCCATCAAGAAAGGCTCGGGCCAGCTCGGCGAGACCGTGCAGTACCACCGCGTGACCTACGAAGGTTTTGCCCCGCACCAGGTGCCGCTGATCGTTGAATGCGTGACCGACAACATCAACCGCACCGTGGCGGAAATCCGCGTGGCCTTCCGCAAGGGCCAGCTGGGCGCTTCGGGTTCGGTGTCCTGGGACTTCAACCACGTGGGCATGATCGAAGCCTCGCCGGACAGCCCGGACGCCGATCCGGAACTGGCCGCCATCGAGGCCGGTGCCCAGGATTTCGAGCCGGGGGAGGAGGGCGCGACCCTGTTCCTCACCGAGCCTGCGGATCTGGACGCGGTGCAGAAGGCCTTGCCCGAGCAGGGTTTCACCGTGTTGTCGGCCAAGCTCGGCTACCAGCCGAAGAACCCGGTCAGCGGCCTGAGCGATGAGCAGATGGCTGAAGTCGAAGCCTTCCTCGAAGGCCTGGACAACCATGACGATGTGCAGGACATGTTCGTCGGCCTGGCGGGTTAA
- a CDS encoding NADPH-dependent 2,4-dienoyl-CoA reductase, which produces MAGAPYPHLLAPLDLGFTTLRNRTLMGSMHTGLEEKTGGFERMAAYFAERARGGVGLMVTGGIGPNDEGGVYSGAAKLTTEEEALKHQIVTRAVHEAGGKICMQILHAGRYAYSPKQVAPSAIQAPINPFKPKELDEEGIEKQIRDFVTCSTLAQKAEYDGVEIMGSEGYFINQFLAAHTNHRTDRWGGSYENRMRLPVEIVRRVREAVGPNFIIIFRLSMLDLVEGGSTWEEIVQLAQAIERAGATLINTGIGWHEARIPTIATKVPRAAFSKVTAKLRGSVSIPLITTNRINTPDIAEQILAEGDADMVSMARPFLADPDFVNKAAEGRADEINTCIGCNQACLDHTFGGKLTSCLVNPRACHETELNYLPVKQIKKIAVVGAGPAGLSAATVAAERGHQVTLFDSASEIGGQFNIAKRVPGKEEFYETLRYFKRKLQTTHVELCLDTRVDVAQLVAGGFDDIILATGIAPRTPAIPGVEHPKVLSYLDVLLERKPVGKSVAVIGAGGIGFDVSEFLVHQGVATSQDREAFWKEWGIDTQLQARGGVAGIKAEPHAPARQVFLLQRKKSKVGDGLGKTTGWIHRTGLKNKQVQMLNSVEYLKIDDAGLHIRIGEAGEPQVLAVDNIVICAGQDPLRELQDGLLAAGQNVHLIGGADVAAELDAKRAINQGSRLAAEL; this is translated from the coding sequence ATGGCTGGAGCACCTTACCCGCATTTGCTGGCCCCCCTCGACCTGGGTTTCACCACCCTGCGCAACCGCACCCTGATGGGGTCCATGCACACCGGTCTGGAAGAGAAAACCGGCGGCTTCGAGCGCATGGCGGCGTATTTTGCCGAGCGCGCCCGGGGCGGCGTGGGCCTGATGGTCACCGGCGGCATCGGCCCCAACGATGAGGGCGGGGTGTATTCCGGCGCCGCCAAGCTGACCACCGAAGAAGAGGCGCTCAAGCACCAGATCGTGACCCGCGCAGTGCACGAGGCCGGCGGCAAGATCTGCATGCAGATCCTCCACGCCGGGCGCTATGCCTACAGCCCCAAGCAGGTGGCACCCAGCGCGATCCAGGCGCCGATCAACCCGTTCAAGCCCAAGGAGCTGGACGAGGAAGGCATCGAGAAGCAGATCCGCGACTTCGTCACCTGTTCGACCCTGGCCCAGAAGGCCGAGTACGACGGTGTCGAGATCATGGGTTCGGAAGGGTATTTCATTAACCAGTTCCTGGCCGCCCACACCAACCATCGCACCGACCGCTGGGGCGGCAGCTATGAAAACCGCATGCGCCTGCCGGTGGAAATCGTCCGCCGGGTGCGTGAGGCGGTAGGCCCGAACTTCATCATCATTTTCCGCCTGTCGATGCTCGACCTGGTGGAAGGCGGCAGCACCTGGGAAGAGATCGTGCAACTGGCCCAGGCCATCGAGCGGGCCGGCGCGACCCTCATCAACACCGGGATCGGCTGGCACGAAGCGCGGATCCCGACCATCGCCACCAAGGTGCCGCGGGCCGCGTTCAGCAAGGTCACGGCCAAGCTGCGGGGTTCGGTGAGCATTCCGCTGATCACCACCAACCGCATCAATACCCCGGACATCGCCGAGCAGATCCTCGCCGAGGGCGATGCCGACATGGTGTCCATGGCTCGGCCGTTCCTGGCCGACCCGGATTTCGTCAACAAGGCCGCTGAAGGCCGCGCCGACGAGATCAACACCTGCATCGGCTGCAACCAGGCCTGCCTGGACCACACCTTCGGCGGCAAGCTCACCAGTTGCCTGGTCAACCCTCGGGCCTGCCACGAGACCGAGCTCAACTACCTGCCGGTCAAGCAGATCAAGAAGATTGCCGTGGTCGGTGCCGGCCCGGCGGGCCTGTCTGCCGCCACCGTGGCCGCCGAACGCGGGCATCAGGTGACCCTGTTCGACTCCGCCAGCGAGATCGGCGGCCAGTTCAACATCGCCAAGCGGGTGCCGGGCAAGGAGGAGTTCTATGAAACCCTGCGTTACTTCAAGCGCAAGCTGCAGACCACCCATGTCGAGCTGTGCCTCGACACCCGGGTGGATGTGGCGCAACTGGTGGCCGGCGGTTTCGATGACATCATCCTGGCCACCGGCATTGCTCCGCGCACGCCGGCGATCCCGGGCGTGGAGCACCCCAAGGTCCTCAGCTACCTGGACGTGCTGCTGGAGCGCAAGCCGGTGGGCAAGAGCGTGGCGGTGATCGGGGCAGGGGGTATCGGCTTCGACGTTTCCGAGTTCCTGGTGCATCAGGGCGTGGCCACCAGCCAGGACCGCGAGGCGTTCTGGAAGGAGTGGGGCATCGATACCCAGCTCCAGGCCCGTGGCGGCGTGGCCGGAATCAAGGCCGAGCCCCACGCGCCGGCGCGTCAGGTGTTCCTGTTGCAGCGCAAGAAATCCAAGGTCGGCGACGGCCTGGGCAAGACCACCGGCTGGATTCACCGCACCGGGCTGAAGAACAAGCAGGTGCAGATGCTCAACAGCGTCGAGTACCTGAAGATCGACGATGCCGGCCTGCACATTCGGATCGGCGAAGCGGGTGAGCCCCAGGTGCTGGCGGTGGACAACATCGTCATCTGTGCCGGTCAGGACCCGCTGCGCGAGCTGCAGGACGGTCTGCTGGCGGCAGGGCAGAACGTGCACCTGATTGGCGGTGCCGATGTGGCCGCCGAGCTGGACGCCAAGCGCGCCATCAACCAGGGTTCGCGTCTGGCGGCCGAGCTGTAA
- a CDS encoding Csu type fimbrial protein produces MAVMSALLCATAGAAELQVQVRVDVLRGCQLLGQQREAGIEQLGTLDFGSSARLDDAAGPLTAALPSGRRPRLECNPDTPYQLRVDGGLHGGIGDVRYLASNRWPGKPIPYRLYQDPARRIPLPVNVPVSGRVPDSGSVDLPLYGRIEPLAEIPRAGGYSDLLKVTLSW; encoded by the coding sequence ATGGCAGTCATGAGCGCGTTGCTCTGCGCGACGGCAGGGGCCGCGGAACTGCAGGTGCAGGTCCGGGTTGATGTGCTGCGTGGCTGCCAGTTGCTGGGGCAACAGCGCGAGGCCGGTATCGAACAGCTCGGCACCCTGGATTTCGGCAGCAGCGCGCGTTTGGATGACGCCGCGGGGCCCTTGACCGCTGCGCTGCCCAGTGGCCGCCGACCGCGGCTGGAGTGCAATCCCGATACGCCCTATCAACTGCGCGTCGATGGCGGCCTGCATGGCGGCATCGGCGACGTGCGTTATCTGGCCAGCAACCGCTGGCCGGGCAAACCCATTCCTTATCGTCTGTACCAGGACCCGGCCCGGCGCATACCCTTGCCGGTGAATGTCCCGGTCAGCGGCCGCGTGCCGGATTCCGGCAGCGTGGATCTGCCCCTCTACGGGCGCATCGAGCCCCTGGCCGAGATACCCCGGGCCGGAGGCTATTCCGATCTATTGAAGGTGACCCTGAGCTGGTGA
- a CDS encoding cytochrome b yields the protein MPWKNTESRYSTMTITLHWLMLVLLAVVYACIEFRGIFPKGSGGRTLIVEAHFMLGLTVFALVWLRLFARAQGVAPKILPTPPQWQRLLSTLMHWALYLFMIAMPILGWLTTSAKGHQVMFYGFDLPLLVQENKTLAKQFQGWHELLGSLGYWLIGLHALAGLYHHYVMRDNTLQRMWRQRGQA from the coding sequence ATGCCCTGGAAAAACACTGAGTCGCGCTACAGCACCATGACGATCACCTTGCACTGGCTGATGCTGGTGTTGCTGGCGGTGGTTTACGCCTGTATCGAATTTCGCGGCATCTTTCCCAAGGGCAGTGGTGGTCGCACGCTGATTGTCGAAGCCCACTTCATGCTCGGCCTGACCGTGTTTGCACTGGTCTGGCTGCGTCTGTTCGCCCGTGCCCAGGGCGTGGCGCCGAAGATCCTGCCCACCCCGCCGCAGTGGCAACGGCTATTGTCGACCCTGATGCACTGGGCGCTGTACCTGTTCATGATCGCCATGCCGATCCTCGGCTGGCTGACCACCAGCGCCAAGGGCCATCAAGTGATGTTCTACGGTTTCGACCTGCCGCTGCTGGTGCAAGAGAACAAGACCCTGGCCAAGCAGTTCCAGGGCTGGCACGAACTGCTGGGCAGCCTCGGTTACTGGCTGATCGGCCTGCATGCCCTGGCCGGGCTCTATCACCACTACGTGATGCGCGACAACACCCTGCAACGCATGTGGCGCCAGCGCGGTCAGGCCTGA
- the zapE gene encoding cell division protein ZapE: MAALPPKPASTRSPWRRLFARPAHRQSAAGAVIRDYFRHRAQDLGYTLSHSQLRVIDCMAQQAEGLAHSPGKAQSLYLYGAVGRGKSWLLDGFFRALPIAEKQRLHFHDFFAQLHQGMFRHQQQADALETTLDELLNECRVLCFDEFHVHDIGDAMLITRLFKALFKRGITLLVTSNYAPEGLLPNPLYHARFKPVIELIQQRMHVMEVGGPHDYRSQARTHEQQVFTQGCYVWPGTPAQRQALDLPERHAPAQPLSVGARQLTVRQIQQRSIRFEFNDLCEQPTAVMDYLELSRRFDTWIIDELPELGECSIAAQQRFINLIDVLYDQDKRLLLIGQRPLRDSLGGHAIDLARTRSRLGQLREIGPEHALG; encoded by the coding sequence TTGGCCGCTCTACCGCCAAAACCTGCATCGACCCGCTCTCCCTGGCGTCGCCTGTTCGCCAGGCCCGCGCACCGTCAGAGCGCTGCCGGTGCGGTCATCCGCGACTACTTTCGCCACAGGGCCCAGGACCTGGGCTACACCCTGAGCCACAGCCAGCTGCGGGTGATCGACTGCATGGCCCAGCAGGCCGAAGGCCTGGCGCACTCCCCCGGCAAGGCCCAGAGCCTGTACCTGTACGGCGCCGTCGGCCGAGGCAAGAGCTGGCTGCTGGACGGCTTCTTCCGCGCCCTGCCCATCGCGGAAAAACAGCGCCTGCACTTCCATGACTTCTTCGCTCAACTGCACCAGGGCATGTTCCGCCACCAGCAACAGGCCGATGCCCTGGAGACCACCCTGGACGAGCTGCTCAACGAGTGCCGGGTGCTGTGTTTCGATGAGTTCCATGTCCACGACATCGGCGACGCCATGCTCATCACCCGGCTGTTCAAGGCCTTGTTCAAACGCGGCATCACCCTGCTGGTCACGTCCAACTACGCGCCCGAAGGCCTGCTGCCCAATCCGCTGTACCACGCCCGTTTCAAGCCGGTGATCGAGCTGATCCAGCAGCGCATGCACGTCATGGAAGTCGGCGGCCCCCACGACTACCGCAGCCAGGCCAGGACCCACGAGCAGCAGGTCTTCACCCAGGGATGCTATGTGTGGCCCGGCACCCCGGCCCAGCGCCAGGCCCTGGATCTGCCGGAACGCCACGCCCCGGCGCAGCCACTGAGCGTGGGCGCGCGACAATTGACCGTGCGCCAGATCCAGCAGCGCAGCATCCGTTTTGAATTCAACGATCTGTGCGAACAGCCCACGGCCGTCATGGACTACCTGGAACTGAGCCGCCGCTTCGATACCTGGATCATCGACGAACTGCCCGAGCTGGGAGAATGCTCGATCGCCGCCCAGCAGCGCTTCATCAACCTGATCGACGTGCTCTACGACCAGGACAAACGCCTGCTGCTGATCGGCCAGCGCCCCCTGCGCGACAGTCTGGGCGGCCACGCCATCGACCTGGCCCGCACCCGCAGCCGTCTCGGGCAACTGCGGGAAATCGGTCCCGAACATGCACTGGGCTGA
- a CDS encoding Csu type fimbrial protein yields MKGRNWTIIALGSLCLLADDAQAAISGQIQARLVILASCQVSSAGSDPVAAPVSDLGLLDFGRQGPTWVNPIKASLTDSAEGRLQVACNPSVTGFTVTINGGLNGDGTTRRLSNGRQTIPYRLFVDASGSDSYSIGQQRNFAVSSGRRIPIPVFGSVVANTRAVPAGVYTDTLTITLDW; encoded by the coding sequence ATGAAGGGCAGGAACTGGACGATCATCGCCTTGGGTTCGCTGTGCCTGCTGGCCGATGACGCCCAGGCGGCGATCAGCGGACAGATTCAGGCGCGCCTGGTGATCCTGGCCAGTTGCCAGGTGAGCAGTGCCGGCAGCGATCCCGTTGCCGCGCCTGTCAGCGACCTGGGTCTGCTCGATTTCGGCCGGCAAGGTCCGACCTGGGTCAACCCGATCAAGGCCAGCCTGACCGACAGCGCCGAAGGCCGCTTGCAGGTGGCCTGCAATCCCTCGGTCACCGGGTTCACCGTGACCATCAATGGCGGCCTCAATGGCGACGGCACGACCCGGCGCTTGAGCAACGGGCGCCAGACCATTCCCTATCGATTGTTCGTCGATGCATCCGGTAGCGACAGCTACAGCATCGGTCAGCAGCGCAATTTCGCAGTGAGCAGCGGCAGGCGGATTCCCATTCCGGTGTTCGGCTCGGTGGTCGCGAATACCCGCGCGGTTCCGGCAGGGGTCTACACCGACACCCTGACCATCACGCTGGATTGGTAA
- a CDS encoding 2-aminoethylphosphonate--pyruvate transaminase, whose amino-acid sequence MSVAEPILLTPGPLTTSARTRQAMLVDWGSWDERFNQLTASLCRQLLAIVNGAESHHCVPLQGSGTFAVEAAIGTLVPRDGKVLVLINGAYGKRLAKICEVLGREFSTFETAEDQPTTAADVERLLQADRAISHVALIHCETSTGILNPLPEIARVVADHGKRLIIDAMSSFGALPIDARHLPFDALIAASGKCLEGVPGLGFVLADKHSLAQAAGNAHSLAMDLHDQHDYMARTGQWRFTPPTHVVAALHEALQQYNEQGGLPARHARYADNCRALLQGMGALGLQSFLPEAIQAPIIVTFHAPKDPRYQFKDFYERVKRKGFILYPGKLTQVETFRVGCIGHVDRHGMQAAVSAIGEVLREMQVLDL is encoded by the coding sequence ATGAGCGTCGCCGAGCCCATCCTGCTGACCCCCGGTCCCCTGACCACCTCCGCCCGCACCCGCCAGGCAATGCTGGTGGACTGGGGCTCATGGGATGAGCGCTTCAACCAACTGACCGCCAGCCTGTGCCGGCAACTGCTGGCCATCGTCAACGGCGCCGAGAGCCACCACTGCGTGCCCCTGCAGGGCAGCGGCACGTTCGCCGTGGAAGCGGCCATCGGCACCCTGGTGCCCCGCGACGGCAAGGTTCTGGTGCTGATCAACGGCGCCTACGGCAAGCGCCTGGCGAAGATCTGCGAAGTGCTCGGCCGGGAATTCAGCACCTTCGAAACCGCCGAAGACCAGCCCACCACCGCCGCCGACGTCGAGCGCCTGCTCCAGGCCGACCGCGCCATCAGCCACGTGGCACTGATCCACTGCGAAACCAGCACCGGCATCCTCAACCCGCTGCCGGAGATCGCCCGGGTGGTGGCCGACCACGGCAAGCGCCTGATCATCGACGCCATGAGCTCCTTTGGCGCGCTGCCCATCGATGCCCGGCACCTCCCCTTCGACGCGCTGATCGCCGCCTCCGGCAAATGCCTGGAAGGGGTGCCCGGCCTGGGCTTTGTCCTGGCCGACAAACACTCCCTGGCCCAGGCCGCCGGCAACGCCCACTCCCTGGCCATGGACTTGCACGACCAGCACGACTACATGGCCAGGACCGGCCAGTGGCGCTTCACCCCGCCGACCCACGTGGTGGCCGCGCTGCACGAAGCCCTGCAGCAATACAACGAGCAAGGCGGCCTGCCGGCGCGTCATGCACGCTACGCCGACAACTGCCGGGCGCTGCTGCAGGGCATGGGCGCACTGGGCTTGCAGAGCTTTCTGCCGGAGGCGATCCAGGCGCCGATCATCGTCACCTTCCACGCCCCGAAAGACCCGCGCTATCAGTTCAAGGACTTCTACGAACGGGTCAAGCGCAAGGGATTCATCCTCTACCCGGGCAAGCTGACCCAGGTCGAAACCTTCCGCGTGGGCTGCATCGGCCATGTCGACCGCCACGGCATGCAGGCCGCGGTGAGCGCCATCGGCGAAGTCCTGCGGGAGATGCAAGTCCTCGACCTCTGA